A region of the Arachis hypogaea cultivar Tifrunner chromosome 15, arahy.Tifrunner.gnm2.J5K5, whole genome shotgun sequence genome:
ACAACAAACTGATCGATTCGGATCTTAAATTTCACTGCAAGGATCAACACAGTGCCCAGGATGATTTAGGGGACCAAACGGTTTCAACTGGTCGAAGTTTTAGTTTCAAATTCCTTGCAAGCCCTTTTTACGTGCCTTTGTACTCCTGTACCTTTTCTTGGCATGGGGCGCCAGATCGTCACTTTGATATTTATGAGGGTGAACGTGATGGTAAAAAATGCAACCAAGATTGTACTTGGGACATCTACGAGATCAATCCATGTAGGGTTTCGGGTTTTGATCAACAATGTTTTCCTTGGAAAGAGGGGTGATAATAATTGGTGTAAATGTATGTCGGGGAAAAATAATGTATTTACCCATCTAgcgataataatttattttttaatatatattgaataataaaagtt
Encoded here:
- the LOC112749291 gene encoding S-protein homolog 2: MTISSLSLSKVVIMLILVSFNLNVSMIDAQVAPQPIAVEVTINNKLIDSDLKFHCKDQHSAQDDLGDQTVSTGRSFSFKFLASPFYVPLYSCTFSWHGAPDRHFDIYEGERDGKKCNQDCTWDIYEINPCRVSGFDQQCFPWKEG